A genome region from Paludibacterium sp. B53371 includes the following:
- a CDS encoding type I restriction endonuclease subunit R, whose protein sequence is MHKEIDFENDIEHALVSQGGYEKGDPNTYDPEAALFPADVVAFVQKTQPKIWTRLTQLDAAKAPAMLLDSLVKELAVKGALAILRGGFKCVGKTVRLAYFAPNTGLDPASTERYDDNRLTVVRQVNTKSGAIPDVVLAVNGLPVATLELKNPMSATRWNVENAKYQYRFERDPKELLFAFKQRCLVHFAVDTEQVFMTTKLEGKDTFFLPFNLGHDHGAGNPPAAGDVRTTYLWHKVLTRDSLMDILARFIHLDVEEKTVVTEKGIKRHRKETMIFPRYHQLDAVRALTDHAQAHGSGHNYLIQHSAGSGKSNSIAWLAHRLSSLHDAKNEKIFHSVVVITDRRVLDQQLQDTIFQFEHKLGVVQKIDENTQQLAKALADGVPIIISTIQKFPFITQAIRTMEANGKGVAISTAGKRFAVIVDEAHSSQSGETAMELRKILNKDGIESAIAEQLLDMDDDALSEEAKKELLREQLKRAKQPNLSFFAFTATPKFKTLAVFNEPGPNGKAPFHHYSMRQAIEEGFIHDVLAHYTCYKRYYKLIQKVEADPEVPRRKAARALARFVEFHDYEIAQKIEVIVEHFRTHTRHKIGGRAKAMVVTGSREHAVRYKLGFDKYIKDKGYTDVKSLVAFSGEITLKEFADKKYTEVSMNNGIKESELPEKFNTEEYQVLLVAEKYQTGFDQPLLHSMYVDKRLSGIQAVQTLSRLNRTTRGKTDTFVLDFVNEPADIYTAFKPYYEATDKGDDTDPQQLNTLAHALANWKIYTEAEVSAWCEIWFRNRLNPTGGEHKKLNGLLDLAIERFKKLGEEDQNLFKGQLVSFRNLYSFVSQIVPYQDSDHEKLYTYARFLLTKLPRTTDNRTVQVDDDVELKYYRLQKISEGAIDLKAGEADALEGPTDVGTGQADEDVQLSTLVGKLNERFGTEFTPADQLFFDQVRETAVANEHLRQAVMANSIENFEPVFNKQLENLFIERMDGNEEIFVRLMNDEAFKNIAASHLMRAVYQQIRSASSTH, encoded by the coding sequence ATGCACAAAGAAATCGACTTCGAAAACGACATCGAGCACGCACTGGTAAGCCAAGGCGGCTACGAAAAAGGTGATCCCAACACCTACGACCCGGAAGCGGCACTGTTTCCAGCAGATGTCGTTGCCTTTGTGCAGAAGACGCAACCCAAGATATGGACGCGCCTGACCCAGCTGGACGCAGCCAAAGCGCCCGCGATGCTATTGGACAGCTTGGTGAAAGAGCTCGCTGTCAAGGGAGCCCTAGCAATTTTGCGCGGGGGTTTTAAATGCGTGGGCAAAACGGTGCGATTGGCCTACTTTGCACCCAACACTGGGCTAGACCCCGCGAGTACTGAACGCTACGACGACAACCGCTTGACCGTCGTGCGGCAGGTGAACACCAAGAGCGGGGCCATCCCCGATGTGGTGTTGGCGGTGAATGGTTTGCCCGTGGCCACGCTGGAGCTCAAGAACCCGATGTCGGCCACGCGATGGAACGTGGAAAACGCAAAGTACCAATATCGCTTTGAGCGAGACCCCAAGGAATTGTTGTTCGCTTTCAAGCAGCGTTGCTTGGTGCATTTCGCCGTGGATACCGAGCAGGTGTTCATGACCACCAAGCTGGAAGGCAAGGACACGTTTTTTCTGCCCTTCAACCTGGGGCATGACCACGGCGCGGGCAACCCGCCTGCAGCGGGCGATGTGCGCACCACCTACCTGTGGCACAAGGTGTTGACCCGTGACAGCCTGATGGACATCTTGGCCCGTTTCATCCATTTGGATGTCGAGGAAAAGACGGTCGTTACTGAAAAGGGTATCAAGCGCCACCGCAAAGAGACGATGATCTTCCCGCGCTACCACCAGCTGGATGCAGTGCGCGCACTGACCGACCACGCGCAGGCGCATGGTTCGGGGCACAACTACTTGATCCAGCATTCCGCTGGCTCAGGCAAATCGAACTCGATTGCGTGGCTGGCGCACCGCCTCTCCAGCCTGCACGATGCCAAGAACGAGAAGATCTTTCATTCGGTGGTGGTAATCACCGACCGGCGCGTGCTGGATCAACAGCTACAAGACACGATCTTTCAGTTTGAGCACAAGCTGGGCGTGGTGCAAAAGATCGACGAAAACACACAACAGTTGGCCAAGGCGCTGGCCGATGGCGTGCCGATCATCATTTCCACCATCCAGAAGTTCCCGTTCATCACCCAAGCCATTCGCACGATGGAGGCCAACGGCAAAGGGGTGGCCATCTCGACGGCTGGCAAGCGCTTCGCGGTGATCGTGGACGAGGCGCACAGCTCGCAAAGCGGTGAAACCGCAATGGAGTTGCGCAAGATCCTGAACAAGGACGGCATTGAATCCGCGATTGCCGAGCAGTTGTTGGACATGGATGACGATGCCTTGAGCGAAGAGGCAAAGAAGGAGCTGCTACGCGAACAACTCAAGCGAGCCAAACAACCCAACTTGAGTTTCTTTGCTTTCACCGCTACGCCCAAGTTCAAGACACTGGCTGTTTTCAATGAACCTGGCCCCAACGGTAAAGCACCTTTTCACCACTACAGCATGCGGCAGGCCATCGAGGAAGGCTTCATTCACGACGTGCTGGCCCACTACACCTGCTACAAGCGCTACTACAAGCTGATCCAGAAGGTGGAGGCAGATCCAGAGGTGCCGCGCCGCAAGGCCGCCCGCGCACTGGCGCGGTTCGTCGAGTTTCACGACTACGAGATCGCGCAGAAGATCGAAGTGATCGTTGAGCACTTCCGTACCCATACCCGCCACAAGATTGGCGGTCGAGCTAAAGCGATGGTGGTGACCGGCTCGCGCGAGCACGCCGTGCGCTACAAGCTGGGGTTCGACAAGTACATCAAGGACAAGGGCTACACCGACGTCAAATCGCTAGTAGCTTTTTCGGGCGAGATCACGCTCAAAGAGTTCGCTGACAAGAAATACACCGAAGTGAGCATGAACAACGGCATCAAGGAATCCGAGCTGCCGGAGAAGTTCAACACTGAGGAATACCAAGTCTTGCTGGTGGCCGAGAAGTACCAGACGGGTTTTGACCAGCCGCTGTTGCACAGCATGTATGTCGACAAGCGCTTGTCTGGCATCCAGGCGGTACAGACACTCTCGCGCCTGAACCGAACGACACGAGGCAAGACCGACACGTTCGTACTCGATTTTGTAAACGAGCCGGCAGACATTTACACCGCCTTCAAGCCGTATTACGAAGCGACAGACAAGGGCGACGATACCGACCCACAACAGCTCAACACGCTTGCGCACGCACTAGCCAACTGGAAAATCTATACCGAAGCCGAGGTCAGTGCTTGGTGCGAAATCTGGTTCCGCAACCGGCTGAACCCCACAGGCGGCGAGCACAAGAAATTGAATGGCTTACTCGATCTGGCGATTGAGCGATTCAAGAAGCTCGGGGAAGAAGACCAGAACCTGTTCAAGGGGCAGCTGGTCAGCTTCCGCAATCTGTACAGCTTTGTTTCTCAGATCGTGCCTTACCAGGACTCCGATCACGAAAAGCTATACACCTATGCCCGTTTCCTGCTGACCAAGCTGCCGCGCACGACGGACAACCGGACGGTGCAGGTCGACGATGACGTCGAGCTCAAATACTACCGCCTGCAAAAAATCAGCGAGGGGGCAATTGATCTCAAGGCGGGCGAGGCGGATGCGCTTGAAGGCCCGACCGATGTGGGCACAGGTCAAGCAGACGAGGATGTGCAGCTTTCGACCTTGGTTGGCAAGCTCAATGAGCGCTTCGGAACAGAATTCACCCCAGCCGATCAGCTCTTCTTTGATCAAGTCCGTGAAACCGCTGTGGCCAATGAGCATTTGCGCCAAGCGGTCATGGCCAACAGTATCGAAAACTTCGAACCAGTGTTCAACAAACAGCTCGAGAACTTATTTATTGAACGCATGGATGGTAACGAGGAGATTTTCGTGCGTTTGATGAATGATGAAGCTTTCAAAAATATCGCGGCAAGCCATTTGATGCGAGCAGTGTATCAGCAGATCAGGTCTGCAAGCAGTACCCATTAA
- a CDS encoding COG2958 family protein, protein MALNLAKTVVNYLKERPEEKLTARQIAEWIFSTFPGECQAKKQTSKSISTDAELMQQLVAEISSQRPRLQKQHPELKTTEGRPRKYYYSAMTDDAEIAAAESTTSIAVADANDAKFGEHTLYPLLSRYLWEELGIYSKRINEKRSSNKRGPNGNRWLYPDVVGMEDLGAEWHQEVRDCVNQYADKRTKLWSFEAKLLLNRSNVRECFFQAVSNSSWTNFGYLVSAEIVGQDTLKELRMLFAAHGIGLIKLDVENPAESQVLIPARERDEIDWDMANRLAMENKDFLEYLKLVKQFYQTGEARLSDWDFHEETD, encoded by the coding sequence ATGGCATTAAATCTGGCGAAAACCGTCGTTAATTACTTAAAAGAACGACCTGAGGAGAAGCTGACGGCACGGCAGATTGCTGAGTGGATTTTCTCGACATTTCCAGGGGAATGCCAGGCAAAGAAGCAAACAAGCAAATCCATCAGTACCGATGCAGAGTTGATGCAGCAACTAGTTGCCGAGATCAGTTCGCAGCGTCCGCGCTTACAAAAACAGCATCCCGAGCTAAAAACAACCGAGGGTCGACCTCGTAAATACTATTACTCGGCAATGACCGACGATGCCGAAATCGCAGCCGCGGAGAGTACCACCAGCATAGCCGTAGCAGATGCCAACGACGCAAAGTTTGGCGAGCACACCCTGTACCCGCTGCTCTCGCGTTATCTGTGGGAAGAGCTAGGGATCTATTCTAAACGCATCAATGAGAAGCGTTCATCGAACAAGCGTGGGCCGAACGGTAACCGCTGGTTGTATCCGGATGTGGTTGGTATGGAAGACTTGGGTGCGGAGTGGCACCAGGAGGTACGGGACTGCGTTAATCAATACGCAGATAAACGTACCAAGTTGTGGTCATTCGAAGCGAAGCTGTTACTCAATCGTTCGAACGTGCGCGAATGCTTTTTTCAGGCTGTATCCAACTCTTCGTGGACCAATTTCGGCTATCTGGTATCAGCAGAAATCGTGGGCCAGGACACACTTAAGGAACTGAGAATGCTGTTTGCAGCACACGGCATTGGTCTCATTAAGTTGGACGTTGAGAATCCCGCTGAAAGCCAGGTCTTGATTCCTGCCCGTGAGCGAGACGAAATCGACTGGGATATGGCCAACCGTCTAGCCATGGAGAACAAAGACTTTCTGGAGTACCTGAAGCTTGTGAAGCAGTTCTATCAGACAGGAGAGGCGCGTTTATCAGACTGGGATTTCCATGAGGAGACAGACTGA
- a CDS encoding Crp/Fnr family transcriptional regulator, whose protein sequence is MARNIDQVISVIEQEKGIYQLLKGCPYEVLKEFVVVRSRKGEFLLNQGQVYDSLYIVVSGLVRIYVMTENGRKYTLAIYQQGNYIGEHEIFDQRPYSCFVEAISDVVLLRLRREPFLRWLNLDRHLSESFTRSLCNQIYMLSEKAGADTLYPLRQRICQFLLAAAARADRVNLDREELAELMGVATRSINRILKSLREEGLIAIEGHQVIFRDVSALQHESEKKTYDFYERK, encoded by the coding sequence ATGGCCAGAAATATTGACCAGGTCATCTCGGTCATCGAGCAGGAAAAAGGCATCTACCAGTTGCTGAAAGGCTGCCCCTACGAAGTCCTGAAAGAGTTCGTCGTGGTACGCAGCCGCAAGGGGGAGTTCCTGCTGAATCAGGGTCAGGTCTACGACAGTCTTTATATTGTTGTCAGCGGCCTGGTACGGATTTACGTCATGACCGAAAACGGCCGCAAGTACACCCTGGCCATTTACCAGCAGGGCAACTACATCGGCGAGCACGAAATCTTCGATCAGCGCCCCTACAGCTGCTTCGTCGAGGCGATTTCCGATGTCGTGCTGCTGAGATTGCGTCGCGAGCCCTTTTTACGCTGGCTGAATCTGGACCGGCACCTGAGCGAATCATTCACGCGCAGCCTGTGCAACCAGATCTACATGCTGAGCGAAAAAGCCGGTGCCGACACGCTGTACCCGCTGCGCCAGCGCATCTGCCAGTTTCTGCTGGCCGCTGCGGCCAGGGCGGACCGGGTCAACCTCGATCGGGAGGAACTGGCTGAGCTGATGGGTGTGGCCACACGCAGCATCAACCGGATCCTGAAGAGCCTGCGCGAAGAGGGACTGATCGCCATCGAAGGTCATCAAGTGATCTTCCGCGACGTCAGCGCGCTGCAACATGAATCAGAAAAGAAAACCTACGACTTTTATGAAAGAAAGTGA
- a CDS encoding nucleoside phosphorylase has product MSDTKQPHIRCGREDAAPYAILPGDPQRVERVKAFLDNPVDIAFNREYKSCRGTYKGVPVMVVSTGIGGASAGIAVEELRQIGVHTLIRIGSCGALQPDMRLGDLVIACGAVRDDGASRAYISDNFPAVPDTTLLQAMLDSARRQGFTSHCGLIHSHDSFYTDHEDRSREHWRQHGVLAADMETSALLVIARLRGLRAASILNVVVEQQDNIEAGINDYVDGEGRTAQGERNEILTTLEAIASLAAH; this is encoded by the coding sequence ATGTCGGACACGAAACAGCCACATATCCGCTGCGGGCGCGAAGACGCCGCCCCCTATGCCATCCTGCCGGGCGACCCCCAGCGGGTCGAGCGGGTCAAGGCGTTTCTCGACAACCCGGTGGACATCGCCTTTAACCGCGAATACAAAAGCTGCCGCGGGACTTACAAAGGCGTACCGGTGATGGTCGTCTCCACCGGCATCGGCGGCGCCTCGGCCGGCATCGCCGTCGAAGAACTGCGCCAGATCGGCGTGCATACCCTGATCCGCATCGGCAGCTGTGGTGCCCTGCAGCCCGACATGCGCCTGGGCGACCTGGTGATTGCCTGCGGCGCCGTGCGCGATGACGGTGCCTCGCGTGCCTATATCAGCGACAACTTCCCCGCCGTCCCCGACACCACGCTGCTGCAAGCCATGCTCGACAGCGCCCGCCGCCAGGGCTTCACCAGCCACTGCGGCCTGATCCACAGCCACGACAGCTTCTACACCGACCACGAAGACCGCTCGCGCGAACACTGGCGCCAGCACGGCGTCCTGGCCGCCGACATGGAAACCTCGGCCCTGCTGGTCATCGCGCGTCTGCGCGGCCTGCGCGCCGCCTCCATCCTGAACGTGGTGGTCGAACAACAAGACAATATCGAGGCCGGCATCAACGACTATGTCGATGGCGAAGGCCGCACCGCCCAGGGCGAACGCAATGAAATCCTCACCACGCTGGAGGCCATTGCCAGCCTGGCGGCACACTGA
- a CDS encoding ECF transporter S component, with the protein MKNSMWSLKLSTSALVLIPAAVGINYIGKLFAGLLKLPLWLDAIGTVLAAMLAGPVVGAICGAINNIIYGLTMDPISFIYALTSIGIGLAVGVMAHKGRIKNIGSTIVVGLVAAVVATVISTPINIAFWGGQTGNVWGDLVYASMVAHHFPVWMASAVDEFIVDVPDKIATVMVAYGIFKGLPQKLTILFRHDSQTEKL; encoded by the coding sequence ATGAAAAACAGCATGTGGAGCCTCAAACTCTCAACATCCGCGCTGGTACTGATCCCGGCAGCGGTCGGCATCAACTACATCGGCAAACTGTTTGCCGGCCTGCTTAAACTGCCACTCTGGCTGGACGCCATCGGCACCGTACTGGCCGCCATGCTGGCCGGCCCGGTGGTCGGCGCCATCTGCGGCGCCATCAATAACATCATCTATGGCCTAACCATGGATCCGATCTCGTTCATCTACGCCCTCACCAGCATCGGTATCGGTCTGGCCGTCGGCGTCATGGCCCACAAGGGACGCATCAAGAACATCGGCAGCACCATCGTCGTCGGCCTGGTCGCCGCCGTGGTCGCCACCGTGATCTCCACCCCGATCAACATTGCCTTCTGGGGCGGCCAGACCGGCAACGTCTGGGGCGACCTGGTCTATGCCTCGATGGTGGCCCATCACTTCCCGGTATGGATGGCCTCTGCGGTGGATGAATTCATCGTCGACGTACCGGACAAGATCGCCACGGTGATGGTGGCCTACGGGATCTTCAAGGGTCTGCCGCAAAAACTGACCATCCTGTTCCGTCACGACAGCCAGACCGAAAAGCTCTAA
- a CDS encoding energy-coupling factor transporter transmembrane protein EcfT produces MKALSLYQDHRTFVHKVDSITKLIYILAAILIPAILPGFRPGLVMLAISLLLLLQARVMRKVIPLIGFSMLVLISVVIIQGMFHSENRELQFTFAGMHFYREGLLFSAAICIRVVNILCAFAILVLTTRPSDLIESLVRQGLSPHLGYVLSSVLQIIPQMTATMETITDAQRSRGMETEGSLLVRIKAFLPLIGPVVMNSLISTRERSLALEVRAFSSRAQKTFLNEEQRSGVDRLLKIGLVLAMLAAIVWRVMA; encoded by the coding sequence TTGAAAGCACTCAGCCTTTACCAGGACCACAGGACCTTCGTCCACAAGGTAGATTCGATCACCAAGCTGATCTACATCCTGGCGGCCATCCTGATCCCGGCGATCCTGCCGGGCTTCCGTCCCGGACTGGTCATGCTGGCCATCAGCCTGCTGCTCCTGCTGCAGGCCCGCGTCATGCGCAAGGTCATCCCGCTCATCGGCTTCAGCATGCTGGTGCTGATCTCGGTGGTCATCATCCAGGGGATGTTCCACTCGGAGAACCGCGAACTGCAATTCACCTTCGCCGGCATGCACTTCTACCGCGAAGGCCTGCTGTTCTCGGCCGCCATCTGTATCCGGGTAGTCAACATCCTGTGCGCCTTTGCCATCCTGGTACTGACCACGCGCCCCTCCGACCTGATCGAATCCCTGGTACGGCAAGGTCTGTCGCCCCACCTCGGCTATGTCCTGTCCTCCGTGCTGCAAATCATCCCGCAGATGACCGCCACCATGGAGACCATCACCGATGCCCAACGCTCGCGCGGCATGGAAACCGAAGGCAGCCTGCTGGTCCGCATCAAGGCCTTCCTGCCGCTGATCGGCCCGGTGGTCATGAACTCGCTGATCAGCACGCGCGAACGCTCACTGGCCCTGGAAGTCCGGGCCTTCAGCTCGCGGGCGCAAAAAACCTTTCTCAATGAAGAACAGCGCAGCGGCGTCGACCGCCTGCTGAAGATCGGACTGGTGCTCGCCATGCTGGCCGCCATCGTCTGGAGGGTGATGGCATGA
- a CDS encoding energy-coupling factor ABC transporter ATP-binding protein, whose amino-acid sequence MKKIVVEGLKYRYPLTQELALNDISFEINKGEFIGIVGRNLAGKSTLCQALTGLVPHFYKGAYGGSVTVDGLKVEDTEISELARKVGLVFQNPFTQVSGSKMTVYEELAFGLENLGVPREAMPERIDNAMALLGITRFGKRNPFDLSGGQMQRMAIASIIAMEPDIIILDEPTSQLDPQGSEEVFQAIQALSRRGMTVLMVEHKMEKIARYSDRVMLLDQGRLIDFDTPERVFSRDDLADYGIAAPVFAQICRGLGLRHPQTGLYPMTLDDAYEQVVNLHE is encoded by the coding sequence ATGAAAAAAATCGTGGTCGAAGGCCTGAAATACCGCTACCCGCTGACCCAGGAGCTGGCCCTCAACGACATCTCGTTCGAGATCAACAAGGGCGAGTTCATCGGCATCGTCGGCCGCAACCTCGCCGGCAAATCCACCCTGTGCCAGGCACTGACCGGCCTGGTGCCGCACTTCTACAAGGGCGCCTATGGCGGCAGCGTCACCGTCGACGGCCTCAAGGTCGAAGACACCGAGATCAGCGAACTGGCGCGCAAGGTCGGTCTGGTCTTCCAGAACCCCTTCACCCAGGTCAGCGGCTCGAAAATGACCGTCTACGAGGAACTGGCCTTCGGCCTGGAAAACCTCGGCGTGCCACGCGAAGCCATGCCGGAACGCATTGACAATGCCATGGCCCTGCTGGGCATCACGCGCTTCGGCAAACGCAACCCCTTCGACCTGTCCGGCGGCCAGATGCAACGCATGGCCATTGCCAGCATCATCGCCATGGAACCGGACATCATCATTCTGGACGAACCGACCTCGCAGCTCGACCCGCAAGGCTCGGAAGAAGTGTTCCAGGCCATCCAGGCCCTCAGCCGCCGCGGCATGACCGTGCTGATGGTCGAACACAAGATGGAAAAAATCGCCCGCTACTCCGACCGCGTCATGCTGCTCGACCAGGGCCGCCTGATCGACTTCGACACCCCGGAGCGCGTGTTCTCGCGCGACGATCTGGCCGACTATGGCATTGCCGCGCCGGTCTTTGCCCAGATCTGCCGCGGACTGGGCCTGCGCCACCCGCAGACCGGGCTCTACCCCATGACCCTGGACGACGCCTACGAGCAAGTGGTGAACCTGCATGAATAA
- a CDS encoding energy-coupling factor ABC transporter ATP-binding protein produces the protein MNKIEIRNLVFHYTAGENILNDITLSFDQRSTAIIGQNGAGKTTFVKLLKGLLKPVSGDVLINGINTREATVAGLARHIGLVFQNPNDQIFKNKVIDEVMFGPLNIGQSPQEARDSAERALQLVGLEDKVADNPYDLSLSERKLISIASIVAMNTDIIIFDEPTIAQDHAGKERIKAIIRQLVAQGKLVLTIIHDMDFVAETFERTLVFAQGKVLLDGTTREVYGQDTILQQSHLEPPHVTQLSTRMGLPGTILTVDEFVQTKQAR, from the coding sequence ATGAATAAGATCGAAATCCGCAACCTGGTGTTTCACTACACCGCCGGCGAAAACATCCTCAACGACATCACGCTGAGCTTCGACCAGCGCTCCACGGCCATCATCGGCCAGAACGGCGCCGGCAAGACCACCTTCGTCAAACTGCTCAAGGGCCTGCTCAAACCAGTGAGCGGCGACGTGCTGATCAACGGCATCAACACCCGCGAAGCCACCGTGGCCGGCCTGGCGCGCCACATCGGCCTGGTGTTCCAGAACCCCAACGACCAGATCTTCAAAAACAAGGTCATCGACGAAGTCATGTTCGGCCCGCTCAACATCGGCCAGAGCCCGCAGGAAGCCCGCGACAGCGCCGAACGCGCCCTGCAGCTGGTCGGCCTCGAAGACAAGGTCGCCGACAACCCCTACGACCTCAGCCTGTCCGAGCGCAAACTGATCAGCATCGCCTCGATCGTGGCCATGAACACCGACATCATCATCTTCGATGAACCGACCATCGCCCAGGACCATGCCGGCAAGGAGCGCATCAAGGCCATCATTCGCCAGCTGGTCGCCCAGGGCAAACTGGTACTCACCATCATCCACGACATGGACTTCGTGGCCGAAACCTTCGAGCGCACCCTGGTCTTCGCCCAGGGCAAAGTCCTGCTCGACGGCACCACCCGCGAAGTGTACGGCCAGGACACCATCCTGCAGCAGTCCCACCTCGAACCACCGCATGTCACCCAGCTCTCCACCCGCATGGGCCTGCCGGGCACCATCCTGACCGTCGACGAATTCGTCCAGACGAAACAGGCGCGATAA
- a CDS encoding ribonuclease domain-containing protein translates to MTHVYRFVASLLLSLCLISGAWAERCQQVVETLNASLSTPVVKTDQLAEVLNSLRTRGVLPKRYLSKQAAREVYGWQDGPVLWEGGFSTLRGRMLGGYGFRNSAGLLPREVSWQVADLDYLHLGQRGAKRLIYAEGEPRRYLTVDHYRSFVLIPPCQD, encoded by the coding sequence ATGACTCATGTCTATCGTTTTGTGGCCAGCTTGCTGCTGTCGCTGTGCCTGATTTCCGGTGCCTGGGCGGAGCGCTGCCAGCAGGTGGTGGAGACACTGAACGCTTCGCTGTCAACGCCGGTGGTGAAGACGGATCAGCTGGCCGAGGTGCTGAATTCGCTTCGAACCCGCGGGGTGCTGCCCAAGCGCTATCTGAGCAAGCAGGCTGCCCGGGAGGTGTATGGCTGGCAAGACGGCCCTGTACTCTGGGAGGGTGGGTTCAGTACCTTGCGCGGCAGGATGCTGGGGGGATATGGCTTCAGGAATTCTGCCGGCCTGCTGCCCCGGGAGGTGTCCTGGCAAGTGGCTGATCTGGACTATCTGCATCTGGGTCAGCGCGGCGCCAAGCGTCTGATCTATGCCGAAGGAGAGCCGCGGCGTTACCTGACGGTGGATCACTATCGCAGCTTCGTGCTGATTCCGCCCTGCCAGGACTGA
- a CDS encoding lysozyme, translating into MKLPERTGAAGIGLIKQFEGLRLSKYRDAVGLWTIGYGHLIGQSERFDRPLSRGEADSLLRADLRSAERAVRQLVRYGGLTQSQFDALVSFVFNLGAGRLRQSTLLRYLNVGNVPHAAEQFMVWDKAGGKVLPGLTRRRHAERSLFLEA; encoded by the coding sequence ATGAAGCTGCCGGAAAGAACGGGCGCGGCCGGGATCGGCCTGATCAAGCAGTTTGAGGGGCTGCGCCTGAGCAAATATCGCGATGCGGTCGGTTTGTGGACCATCGGTTATGGCCATCTGATTGGCCAGAGCGAGCGGTTTGACCGTCCGCTGTCGAGGGGCGAGGCGGACAGTCTGCTGCGTGCCGATTTGCGCTCGGCGGAGCGTGCGGTGCGTCAGCTGGTGCGTTATGGCGGCCTGACGCAGTCGCAGTTCGATGCGCTGGTGTCTTTTGTGTTCAATCTGGGCGCCGGCAGGCTGCGACAGTCGACGCTGTTGCGTTATCTGAATGTCGGCAATGTGCCGCATGCTGCCGAGCAGTTCATGGTGTGGGACAAGGCAGGCGGCAAGGTGTTGCCCGGGCTGACGCGCCGTCGCCATGCTGAACGCAGCCTGTTTCTGGAAGCATAG
- a CDS encoding DUF2589 domain-containing protein, whose protein sequence is MWPFSRKRGEASSGGGAEPPSTPPARQGPESPSAESAVGLQEITRGLLNAAAAANQMVAHQYMRLLDQFFDVEDDGSLSAKTVQLVLDEQHEMTVPLVTLMSPRGMAMERMKVNLAVRTDAVDSLPAEEGAGQDRTSQFRVSMAPISPQEAGVRDSRFMNIEIEFVAQQPPEGMMRLVDEYTNRVLPQALAAKGEGA, encoded by the coding sequence ATGTGGCCATTTTCCAGAAAGCGCGGTGAGGCTTCGTCGGGCGGCGGCGCCGAGCCGCCGTCCACACCGCCAGCACGCCAGGGTCCGGAGAGTCCGTCCGCCGAGTCTGCCGTCGGTCTGCAGGAAATTACCCGGGGGTTGTTGAATGCCGCTGCGGCAGCCAATCAGATGGTTGCTCATCAGTATATGCGGTTGCTGGATCAGTTTTTTGATGTTGAGGACGATGGCTCGCTCAGTGCCAAGACGGTTCAGTTGGTGCTGGATGAGCAGCACGAGATGACGGTGCCGCTGGTGACCTTGATGTCGCCCAGAGGCATGGCGATGGAGCGCATGAAGGTGAATCTGGCGGTGCGCACCGATGCGGTGGACAGTCTGCCGGCAGAGGAGGGGGCCGGGCAGGATCGCACCAGTCAGTTCCGGGTTTCGATGGCGCCGATTTCGCCGCAGGAGGCCGGTGTGCGCGATTCTCGTTTCATGAATATCGAGATTGAGTTCGTGGCGCAACAGCCTCCCGAGGGGATGATGCGACTGGTGGATGAGTACACCAACCGCGTCTTGCCGCAGGCGCTGGCAGCGAAAGGAGAGGGCGCATGA